A genomic segment from Corylus avellana chromosome ca5, CavTom2PMs-1.0 encodes:
- the LOC132182752 gene encoding uncharacterized protein LOC132182752, whose translation MGHRQKETERNRVPTPFFMSLAVPASFSCLPSTKASTFEPNGTINGGYWVRPAHVESKRSEPHVPIAATFAVPVVVNGSIEDDYEKLTKDLGKTSTLEITTKAHEKLGDNIIALAFSGAEDVTWMESWLTGCHLSVFIDALKEVRAMEGSSDGFLIMISKAKLYLSSCTELGLLSSSNMHLLQQCAW comes from the exons ATGGGTCACAGAcagaaagaaacagagagaaatCGTGTTCCAACTCCTTTTTTTATGTCTTTGGCTGTTCCTGCGTCTTTCAGCTGTCTTCCTTCCACTAAAGCTTCAACCTTTGAGccaaatg GCACTATCAATGGAGGATATTGGGTGAGACCCGCACATGTGGAGTCAAAGAGGAGCGAGCCACACGTTCCTATAGCAGCAACATTTGCTGTTCCTG TGGTGGTTAATGGAAGTATTGAAGATGATTATGAAAAGCTAACTAAGGATCTTGGAAAAACTTCAACGTTGGAGATTACAACAAAAGCCCATGAAAAGCTCGGTGACAATATTATTGCTCTAGCTTTCAG TGGAGCCGAGGATGTCACTTGGATGGAATCATGGTTAACTGGTTGCCATCTGTCGGTGTTCATTGATGCTCTTAAGGAGGTGAGGGCTATGGAAGGATCATCAGATGGCTTTTTGATTATGATTTCTAAAGCCAAATTATACCTATCTTCTTGTACGGAACTGGGATTACTGAGCAGCAGTAATATGCATTTGCTGCAGCAATGTGCTTGGTAG